Within the Bacillus pumilus genome, the region AGGAATTACTGTGACAGAAGAAATTGATATGATTATTACAGATATTGAGATGCCTAAAATGGATGGTCACCGCTTAACGAAATTGTTGAAGGAAAATCCTTTAACGAGTTCCATACCAATTCTCATCTTCTCTTCGCTCATCACGGAAGATTTACGCCATAAAGGGGAAACAATCGGTGCAGATGATCAAATTAGCAAGCCAGAAATTCATCAACTAATTGAAAAAGTCGATCACTTTATTATCTAAACAAAAAACCACTCGTCATGAGTGGTTTTTTTGTTTAAAAATAACTTTCCCCGAGTCGTTTGAAGACGGGCTTTGTATAATGTGATTTTTGTTTTGTGGCGGTAGGTTTTTCTTTTAAACCGACATACGTTTGAAGCAGTTGCTTTGCTCGGTTTAATGACATATTCGCTTTCGGATTGCGATATGATTGATTTAAATTTCCTAAGTGTGGCAAAAATTCGAAGTCTTCTTTAGTTGGTGGCAGGTGAAAATAATAATCTCCAATTTCAATCAGCACGTCGGACTGTTGTTGACTATATTTGGGATTGTTAGAGAAATGTAGGCCCACTTTTCTTCCTTTACCTTCTTGCAATAGTTTCTGCAGCGCACGTTTTTTCAAAAGATAAAGAAATTTGGGATTTGGTGCGGTTTTAGCATGGCGGTTAACAGTATAAATGGCTTTTGCGATGTTTTCTGCTGTAGGTTCTATGTCTTTAGTATGAGCATAATCGTCCATTTTTTCTCTCCTTTGTCTTTCGTCTTCCTGTGCTTAGTATAAATTATACGTTTTTATTAGTAAATTGCAAATAGAGTTATTGTAAAAAGAAAACCTTTCGTATAGAGGGATTAGGGAGGATTAGAAATTTAATTGTTTATAATCCCCCCAAAAACACCCCCAAAATTTAAATTCATAGCCTCTTCAAAACTTCAACTGATTCTATTTCTAATTCTTCAAAAGT harbors:
- a CDS encoding YkyB family protein, with translation MDDYAHTKDIEPTAENIAKAIYTVNRHAKTAPNPKFLYLLKKRALQKLLQEGKGRKVGLHFSNNPKYSQQQSDVLIEIGDYYFHLPPTKEDFEFLPHLGNLNQSYRNPKANMSLNRAKQLLQTYVGLKEKPTATKQKSHYTKPVFKRLGESYF